In Campylobacter sp. VBCF_01 NA2, one DNA window encodes the following:
- a CDS encoding AraC family transcriptional regulator has protein sequence MKDKNKILDEIANFIDKNYPNYGIIDTQIEQIKFYRADEITEFRSGIYKPSICIALRGNKLVKFNGKEYFYNKDQFMLTPTHIPISGRVTQCPLLSIIVEFKVDDLAEAIKNINFTPSKKKLKESLYVSKIGFDLADSIARLVHLLERGGAHSEYLVNLSVKEVLYSLMSGDEGAANFLYKFILNGTMQNQIAHAISEISAHFNEAINMSDLAEKIGISVSSFYHNFKKFTALSPLEFQKRIRLEEAKFMLLNTTTSVSQVAFDVGYESTSQFSREYARMYGLPPKAHIQTLKELTLS, from the coding sequence ATGAAAGATAAAAACAAAATTTTAGATGAAATCGCAAATTTTATTGATAAAAATTATCCAAATTACGGCATTATAGATACACAAATCGAGCAGATTAAATTTTACCGCGCAGACGAAATTACCGAGTTTCGCAGCGGAATTTACAAGCCTAGTATCTGTATCGCTCTACGCGGAAACAAGCTAGTGAAATTTAACGGCAAAGAGTATTTTTATAACAAAGACCAATTCATGCTCACCCCTACTCACATACCAATTTCGGGCAGGGTTACGCAATGCCCACTTTTGTCAATTATTGTCGAATTTAAAGTCGATGATTTGGCAGAGGCGATCAAAAACATAAATTTCACTCCGTCGAAAAAAAAGCTAAAAGAGAGCCTGTATGTGAGCAAAATCGGCTTCGATTTGGCTGATTCTATCGCTAGGCTGGTGCATTTGCTAGAACGAGGTGGCGCGCACAGCGAGTATTTGGTAAATCTATCGGTAAAAGAGGTTTTGTATTCGCTGATGAGTGGCGATGAGGGGGCTGCGAATTTCTTATACAAATTTATCCTAAACGGCACCATGCAAAACCAAATCGCACACGCTATCAGCGAGATTTCAGCGCATTTTAATGAAGCGATAAATATGAGCGATTTGGCTGAAAAAATCGGCATTAGCGTTTCGTCTTTTTACCACAATTTCAAAAAATTTACCGCCCTTTCGCCGCTAGAATTTCAAAAGCGAATTAGGCTAGAAGAGGCGAAATTTATGCTGCTAAATACCACGACTTCGGTCTCGCAAGTGGCATTTGATGTGGGCTATGAGAGCACAAGTCAGTTTAGCAGAGAATACGCGCGCATGTATGGACTGCCCCCAAAAGCGCATATCCAAACGCTAAAAGAATTGACGCTAAGCTAA
- a CDS encoding pseudouridine synthase: MEKMRLNKFISHNTGYSRREADELIKNGKVSINGRVVSEFVEVSGEEKIRINGRIIKKKTEFSVIVYHKPKGELVTKKDDRGRKTIYDSLPNGFSKFVSIGRLDFASEGLLLLTDAPAIATALMKSDIEREYYLKVKGEVTDEVVTAIKEGFYADDATKGAHAKSKIKSMEFKPFLAYRIMPSSGGYTKIKAIINEGQNRELRRFFGYFDLEVVDLKRTAFGRVTLGTLKPGKWRYLDSSEYDDLRDFLKQEKVYY, encoded by the coding sequence ATGGAAAAAATGCGTTTAAATAAATTTATCTCGCACAACACAGGCTATTCGCGCCGTGAAGCCGACGAGCTAATCAAAAACGGCAAAGTTAGCATAAATGGGCGAGTTGTTAGTGAGTTTGTCGAAGTTAGCGGCGAAGAGAAAATTCGCATAAATGGGCGAATAATCAAGAAAAAAACCGAATTTAGCGTAATTGTCTATCACAAACCAAAGGGTGAGTTAGTCACCAAAAAAGACGACCGCGGTCGCAAGACGATTTATGACAGCTTGCCAAACGGATTTTCTAAATTTGTTAGTATCGGACGGCTGGATTTTGCTAGTGAAGGGCTTTTGCTATTAACTGACGCCCCTGCGATCGCCACGGCTCTGATGAAAAGTGACATCGAAAGGGAATACTACCTAAAAGTCAAAGGCGAAGTAACTGATGAGGTCGTAACGGCGATAAAAGAGGGCTTTTACGCGGACGACGCCACCAAGGGCGCACATGCTAAAAGCAAAATCAAATCAATGGAGTTTAAGCCGTTTTTGGCGTATCGCATAATGCCAAGCAGCGGCGGCTACACCAAAATCAAAGCTATCATAAACGAAGGGCAAAACAGAGAGTTAAGGCGGTTTTTTGGGTATTTTGATCTAGAAGTGGTGGATCTTAAACGCACGGCATTTGGGCGAGTTACGCTGGGAACTTTGAAGCCGGGCAAATGGCGATATTTGGATAGTAGCGAGTATGATGACCTGCGAGACTTTTTGAAGCAAGAAAAGGTTTATTATTAA
- a CDS encoding DUF3137 domain-containing protein, with protein sequence MEKILKFKNEEIIQNLEILEKKRAKIAKNLRILKVASFALIFVLLPILLRFVPDLLISSIICVFASLMFFSISHARLITPFNARFKDEILSLIAKDENLSYERKRFFEFAEFNAPGFYESGFSVYRGDDFFAGEIEGVKAQFCDIYLAKQTQTHTNQKQTPKLTTLFYGITLIAEFNQNFASTLHVIDTNARANSHLKRVSMDNAEFEQYFRTYSNDPISAHYILTPKFMEQLIALRDYFKAPLSLACEGGKIWLYIALGKNSFEPNISYPLLGENSPAVTLKKELEKFKILAKILKNNQKAFVEKI encoded by the coding sequence ATGGAAAAAATTTTAAAATTTAAAAACGAAGAAATTATCCAAAATTTGGAAATTTTAGAAAAAAAGCGCGCAAAAATCGCCAAAAATTTACGCATTTTAAAGGTCGCTTCCTTTGCTCTGATTTTCGTCCTGCTTCCCATTTTGCTACGATTTGTGCCTGATTTGCTCATTTCTAGCATAATTTGCGTTTTTGCCTCGCTTATGTTTTTTAGTATTTCGCACGCTAGGCTTATAACGCCCTTTAACGCGCGTTTTAAGGACGAAATCCTAAGCCTAATCGCCAAAGACGAAAATTTAAGCTACGAGCGCAAGAGATTTTTCGAATTCGCCGAATTTAACGCGCCCGGGTTTTATGAAAGCGGTTTTAGCGTGTATAGAGGCGATGATTTTTTCGCCGGGGAAATCGAGGGCGTGAAGGCGCAGTTTTGCGATATTTACCTCGCCAAACAAACACAAACACACACTAACCAAAAACAAACGCCCAAACTAACAACCCTGTTTTATGGCATAACGCTTATAGCCGAATTTAACCAAAATTTCGCCTCCACGCTCCATGTCATCGACACTAACGCCAGAGCTAACTCACACCTAAAACGCGTTAGTATGGATAACGCTGAGTTTGAGCAGTATTTCCGCACATACTCAAATGATCCTATCAGCGCGCATTACATACTAACGCCCAAATTTATGGAGCAGCTAATCGCACTTAGGGATTATTTCAAAGCCCCGCTTAGCCTAGCGTGCGAGGGAGGCAAAATTTGGCTATATATCGCGCTTGGTAAAAACAGCTTCGAGCCAAATATTTCATACCCGCTCCTTGGCGAAAACTCCCCAGCCGTCACGCTAAAAAAGGAGTTGGAAAAATTTAAAATTTTGGCTAAAATTTTGAAAAATAATCAAAAAGCATTTGTGGAGAAAATATGA
- a CDS encoding LemA family protein, giving the protein MGVLTIFLTIIAVLIFAVIGIYNSLIAKRNQVSNIASSVDTQLKKRYDLIPNLLASVKAYLTHEREVLSKITALRSEAMSATNDAQKFALNAELSRTLGSLKIAVENYPELKANENVLHLQATLSEVEEQISAARRAYNGAVMVYNNACEMFPTNLIASFFHFKKSEFFAADDSEKRAPNLSEMLK; this is encoded by the coding sequence ATGGGCGTTTTAACTATCTTTTTAACCATAATTGCAGTTTTAATTTTTGCCGTTATTGGCATTTATAACTCATTAATCGCCAAACGAAATCAGGTCTCGAATATCGCTTCTAGCGTCGATACACAGCTTAAAAAACGCTACGATTTGATCCCAAATTTACTCGCCTCTGTCAAAGCCTACCTAACGCACGAACGCGAAGTATTGAGCAAAATCACGGCTTTGCGAAGCGAAGCGATGAGCGCCACAAACGACGCGCAAAAATTCGCCCTAAACGCCGAACTCTCGCGCACTCTTGGCTCGCTAAAAATCGCTGTGGAAAACTACCCAGAGCTAAAAGCCAACGAAAATGTCCTTCATCTCCAAGCCACGCTAAGCGAAGTCGAAGAGCAAATCAGCGCAGCTAGACGCGCTTACAACGGCGCAGTTATGGTGTATAACAACGCATGCGAAATGTTTCCCACAAACCTCATCGCTAGCTTTTTTCACTTCAAAAAAAGCGAATTTTTCGCCGCCGATGATAGCGAAAAACGCGCGCCAAATTTATCAGAAATGCTAAAATAA
- a CDS encoding HNH endonuclease gives MELAIFSLKFSFIFGINGNSDKPFCDFVKIFELKIDKENRIVELIREQTYSKELKNKLSIFRDKYVEQIPRLHQLVQIFQKLEENELFYVYSRTEFDTFDTAKIIELTKELNLANNNNSCEVIPKECENIVKNYNMIIFCFNENRKIKIGHGLKKDRVCRFCGKKYGETTFNSEAHAISEALGNKKLIINDECDECNKFFDKNIEKDFIIFNDFFRVFYEIENKKHKTPNIKNNEFNLSNKGDNNIFISVKDNFDGNNLHLHFGNGKPQNLYKALCKFAISVIDEKYLYNLQETIQWIMGKKETKKLPKVIEIFNPYNVVKEPNIVVFIRKNNSDLPFMFATLSFTAIAYTFIIPFSNKDKLDYTIENNYSKFLNLLPFSENKNIKFRDFSSNEEQEFNTNINFEQRKIDENHKFKA, from the coding sequence ATGGAATTAGCAATATTCTCGCTTAAATTTAGTTTTATATTTGGAATAAATGGCAACAGTGATAAACCATTTTGTGATTTCGTCAAAATTTTTGAATTAAAAATAGATAAAGAAAATAGAATTGTTGAATTAATTAGAGAACAGACATATAGTAAGGAATTAAAAAATAAATTAAGCATTTTTAGAGACAAGTATGTAGAACAAATACCACGACTGCACCAATTGGTTCAAATTTTTCAAAAATTAGAAGAAAATGAATTATTTTATGTATATTCTAGAACAGAATTTGATACATTTGATACGGCTAAAATAATTGAACTCACAAAAGAACTCAACTTGGCTAATAATAATAATTCTTGTGAAGTTATACCAAAAGAATGCGAAAATATCGTAAAAAATTATAATATGATTATTTTTTGTTTTAATGAAAATAGAAAAATCAAAATAGGACATGGCTTAAAAAAAGATAGAGTTTGCAGGTTTTGTGGTAAAAAATATGGCGAAACTACTTTTAATTCCGAAGCTCACGCAATATCAGAAGCTCTTGGAAATAAAAAATTAATTATAAACGATGAGTGTGATGAGTGTAACAAATTTTTTGATAAAAATATAGAAAAAGATTTTATTATATTTAATGATTTTTTTAGAGTATTTTATGAAATAGAAAATAAAAAACATAAAACACCAAATATTAAAAATAATGAATTTAATTTATCAAATAAAGGCGATAATAACATTTTTATTAGTGTAAAAGATAATTTTGACGGCAATAATTTACATTTGCATTTTGGAAATGGAAAGCCGCAAAATTTATATAAAGCATTATGTAAATTTGCAATAAGCGTAATAGATGAAAAATATTTATATAATTTGCAAGAAACCATACAATGGATTATGGGCAAAAAAGAAACAAAAAAACTTCCAAAAGTAATCGAAATTTTTAATCCTTACAATGTTGTAAAAGAGCCTAATATAGTTGTTTTTATTAGAAAAAACAATAGTGATTTACCTTTTATGTTTGCCACGCTGTCTTTTACTGCTATTGCATATACTTTTATAATACCTTTTTCAAACAAAGATAAATTGGATTATACAATCGAAAATAATTATAGTAAATTTTTAAATTTATTGCCTTTTTCTGAAAACAAAAATATAAAATTTCGCGATTTTTCTAGTAATGAAGAACAAGAATTTAATACAAATATAAATTTTGAGCAAAGAAAAATCGATGAAAATCACAAATTTAAGGCTTAG
- the ybaK gene encoding Cys-tRNA(Pro) deacylase produces MSKKIEKTNACRILDGLKIQYEILEYEVDENNLDAVHVANSCQKPIEQVYKTIVCECGNEYITACLQGDLNLDLKALARIAKVKRAELMNLKELTKITGYVRGGCSPLGMKKHFRTFIDSRALTQTQICVSAGVRGKQIWLNPNDLATATKAEFGEFAVKLEG; encoded by the coding sequence ATGTCCAAAAAAATCGAAAAAACAAACGCTTGTCGCATACTTGACGGGCTTAAAATTCAGTATGAAATTTTAGAATACGAAGTAGATGAAAACAACCTTGACGCTGTGCATGTGGCAAATTCGTGCCAAAAGCCTATCGAGCAGGTCTATAAAACGATAGTTTGCGAGTGCGGAAATGAATATATCACGGCGTGTTTGCAAGGCGATTTAAACCTTGATTTAAAGGCGTTAGCTAGAATTGCGAAAGTCAAACGCGCCGAACTAATGAACTTAAAAGAGCTAACAAAAATCACAGGTTATGTTAGGGGCGGTTGTTCGCCGCTTGGCATGAAAAAGCACTTTCGCACATTTATCGACTCACGCGCACTAACACAAACGCAAATTTGCGTTAGCGCAGGAGTGCGGGGCAAACAAATTTGGCTAAATCCAAACGATTTAGCGACCGCGACAAAAGCTGAATTTGGCGAATTCGCCGTGAAATTAGAAGGCTAA
- a CDS encoding KpsF/GutQ family sugar-phosphate isomerase has protein sequence MGILENAKEVLRLEGSELLRHAELIGDEIERVVNLILECKGKLIVTGVGKSGHIGAKIAATLASTGTPSFFMHPTEALHGDLGMVGKDDLVLAISFSGESEELVRILPHIKRFGVKIIAMASNKNSSLGRISDEFISLKIEKEACPLGAAPTVSTTLTLALGDALAVCLMSERKFQKEDFANFHPGGSLGKRLYLKVSDVMRTNDLPIVSESVSLKEAINAMTHGKLGTVLLTNTNGKLTAILSDGDLRRALMSENFSLEESAIKFATKSPKTIENSQILASKALEMIENFKIQLLAVTDENGTPIGTVHIHDLKNIGL, from the coding sequence ATGGGCATTTTAGAAAACGCAAAAGAGGTTTTAAGGCTCGAAGGTAGCGAGCTTTTACGCCACGCAGAGCTTATCGGCGATGAAATCGAAAGAGTTGTAAATTTGATTTTAGAGTGCAAAGGCAAACTCATCGTTACAGGCGTGGGAAAAAGTGGTCATATCGGCGCGAAAATCGCTGCGACTTTGGCAAGCACAGGAACGCCTAGCTTTTTCATGCACCCCACAGAAGCCCTGCACGGCGATCTTGGCATGGTAGGCAAAGATGATTTGGTTTTGGCTATTAGTTTTAGTGGCGAGAGCGAAGAGTTGGTGCGAATTTTGCCCCACATTAAGCGATTTGGCGTAAAAATCATCGCAATGGCAAGTAATAAAAATAGCTCTCTTGGGCGAATAAGCGATGAATTTATCAGCCTAAAAATCGAAAAAGAAGCGTGTCCGTTAGGAGCCGCGCCTACGGTTTCTACCACGCTAACACTTGCACTTGGTGATGCGTTAGCAGTGTGTTTGATGAGTGAGCGAAAATTTCAAAAAGAAGATTTCGCAAACTTCCACCCGGGCGGAAGTCTTGGCAAACGGCTATATCTAAAAGTTAGTGATGTCATGCGAACTAACGATTTGCCGATTGTTAGCGAGAGTGTTAGCCTAAAAGAAGCCATAAATGCGATGACGCACGGCAAACTAGGCACCGTTTTGCTAACTAACACTAACGGCAAACTAACGGCGATTTTAAGCGACGGAGATTTGCGTAGGGCTTTGATGAGCGAGAATTTTAGCCTTGAAGAAAGCGCGATTAAATTTGCCACAAAATCGCCAAAAACCATTGAAAATTCGCAAATTTTAGCTTCCAAGGCGTTAGAGATGATAGAAAATTTCAAAATTCAGCTTCTTGCCGTTACGGACGAAAACGGCACCCCAATCGGCACCGTGCATATCCACGACCTTAAAAACATAGGGCTGTAA